The Hymenobacter sp. DG25A nucleotide sequence ACGTAGCTCCTAACTCGGCTACCTTCGTAGGTGCGCGTCTGGGCAAAGGCCAGAGCAACCAATACGCTGCCGACAACGACAACAAGCTGTTGGAAGCTTATCTGAAGTACGACAAGGAAGTGGGTGTTGGTCGTCTGGAACTACTGGCCGGTCACTCCTACCAGGCTTTCGACTACAAGACTTTCGTATTTGATGACCGTACCGTAACCGGAGAGGTTTTCACTCCTGCTACCATGCCCATCAGCGGTAAGGACTACTATGATCCGGGCTACCGCCTGCTGTCGTTCTACGGCCGTGCCAACTACAACATCAAGGACAAGTACCTGTTCACCGGTACCTTCCGGGCTGACGGTTCTTCGCGCTTTCCAGAAAACAACCGTTGGGGCTACTTCCCTTCCGGTGCCTTCGCCTGGCGCATCAAGGGTGAGGACTTCCTCGCCAGCTCTTCGGCTATTTCTGACCTGAAACTGCGTTTCGGCTACGGCCAGACCGGTCAGCAGGACCTGGGCCAGGGCACCAACTACTCCGGCTTGTATGGCTACCAGGCGCTTTACACGCCTAGCCGCAACACGGCGCAGTATCAGCTGGGCAACCAGTTCATTACTACCAGCCGTGCCGGTTTCTATAACGCAGGCCTGAAGTGGGAAACTACTACTACCTACAACGTAGGTTTGGACTACGGTTTCATGGACAACCGTTTGTCGGGTTCGGTAGACGTTTACAAGCGTGACACCAAAGACCTGCTCAACTTCATTCAGGTAGCTGCCTTGGCCAACCTCTCGAACGAAGGTAACTTCAACGTAGGTAGCCTGACAAACCGCGGTGTAGAAGCCGTACTGAACGTAGACGTAGTACGCGGCGACAAATTCAACTGGTCGTTGAACGCCAACGGTAACTACAATGAGAATGAAATTACCCGCCTCAACAGCGTGGAGGTAGCCAACTCCGTTGGTAACCTTACCGGTGATGCAATTGGTGGTGGTACCGGCAACCAGGTTCAGGTAAACACGGTAGGCTTCCCTGCTCAATCATTCTATGTATACCAGCAGGTATACGGCACGGATGGCAAGCCCCTGGAAGGTGTATATGTAGACCGTAACAACGACGGTATTGTTAACAACCTGGACCGCTACCGTTATAAGTCCTCACGTCCGAAGTGGCTGCTGGGCTTTGGCTCTAACGTGAGCTACGGTAAGGCCAGCCTGGCCTTCACTATGCGCTCCAGCCTTGACAACTATGTGTACAACAACCTGCGGTCCGCTTCCACCTTCACGCAGGGTTCTACCGGCTTCCTGAACAACACTACCCCAGAGGTTCTGGATTCTAAGTTCAGCACGGCGCAGTACTTCTCGGATTACTACATCGAGAATGCTTCTTTCCTGCGCATGGAGAACATTACACTTGGCTATAATGTGGGCAAAATTGCCCAGGACAAGGCGAACATAAATCTCTCGCTGTCTGTTCAGAATGCATTCGTGGTAACGAACTATAAAGGTCTTGACCCGGAGGTATTTAACGGCATCGACAACACTATCTATCCGCGTCCCCGCACGTTCACGCTTGGTCTGAACATCGGCTTCTAAAAAATCCCATCATGAAAAATAAATTTGTACGCAGTATAGGAGTAGCTATGCTACTTGCTGCCTCTCTTTCACCGCTCACGTCGTGCGTGAATGAGCTGGACCAGTCGCCGGACTTCCTGACGAACACGGAAGTTGTTTACCGCGACCCCGCCCAGATTCAGCAGGTACTGGCGCGTCTGTACGCCACACTGGCCGTAAGCGGCCAGGAAGGCCCGGCCGGCCTGCCCGACATTACCGGTATTGATGAAGGCTTCTCCAACTATCTGCGTCAGTACTGGGGTGCCCAGGAATTGACCACGGATGAAGCTATCATTGGCTGGAACGACGGCAACCTTCCCGACTACAACAAGCTGACCTGGAATGCCAACAACGAGTTTGTACGGGCCATTTATGACCGTATCTTCTATCAGATTTCCCTCTGCAACGAGTTCATCCGGCAGACCACGCCGGAAAAGCTGAACGAGCGTGGCATTTCGGAAACCGAGCAGGCGAAGATCAGAACCTACCGCGCCGAGGCCCGCTTCCTGCGTGCCCTCAGCTACTGGCATGGTATCGACATGTTCGGTAACATTCCTTTCGCTGATGAAACTTCGACCGTAGGCAACACGCCTCCGCCGCAGCAGACGCGCCAGTTTGTTTTCGATTACATCGAGAAGGAGCTGAAGGCAATTGACGGCGAGTTGCTGGCTCCCAAAGCGGTATATGCCCGTGCCGATAAGGCGGCTGCCTGGATGCTGCTTTCCAAGCTGTATCTGAATGCCCAGGTATACACCGGCAAAGAGCGCAACAACGATGCGGCTATCTACGCTGCTAAAGTGCTTGACGCTAACACGTATACTCTGGCTCCTAACTATCAGGAGCTTTTCCTGGCTGATAACGACAAAACGGCTGCCCGTGACGAAGTTATTTTCCCGGTAGCGTTTGATGGCCTGCACACCAAAACCTATGGTGGCATGACGTTCCTGGTACATGCGGCAGTAGGTGGTAGCATGAGCCCAGCTGAGTTTGGTATTAATGGTGGCTGGGGCGGTAACCGCACCAAGAAAAACCTGGTGGAGCTGTTCCCCGGTGAGGCTGCAAGCACCGATGAGCGCGCCTTATTTTATACGCCTGGTCAGAAGAAGGAAATCAACGATATCTTCACCTTCACGGATGGCTATGCTGTTACGAAGTATAAGAACGTGACTTCAACCGGCGCTCAGGGTTCCGATACGGAAGGCAATTTCCCCGATACGGACTTCCCCATGTTCCGTCTGGCCGATGATTATCTGATGTATGCGGAAGCTGTTCTGCGTGGTGGTGCTCCCGTGGGTGGCCGTACTGCGCTTGATGCAGTAAACACGGTTCGTGAGCGTGCCGGTGCTACTCCTCTGGCTTCAGTTGACCTGGAGGATATTCTGGACGAGCGTGGTCGTGAGCTGTACTGGGAAGGTCACCGTCGTACGGACTTGATCCGCTTCGGTAAATACACCGGTGGCGAATATGTATGGCCTTTCAAAGGTGGTGTGAAAGAGGGTGCTGCCGTGGAGAATTTCCGTGTGCTGTTCCCAATTCCTACTACTGACCTGATAGCCAACCCCAACCTGAAGCAAAACCCAGGTTATTAATCGGATAATTTTTCTAACTGGGTGTTGAACAAAGCGCAGTTGAGTTGCTGTTCAACACCCAGTTAGAGAAAATTTTTCCCCATCCCACATTCGTTTTAACAATCTGCAAACATGAAAAATTGGCTTACCCAATTAATAGGGGTCTGTGCAGCCGTCTTTCTTTTTTCTTCCTGCGAGAAGGATGAAGTACAAGTAACGGCACAGCCCGGTGATGCTCCTACGCTCACGGCTTCTGTAGCCAGTGTTTCGCTGGTGCAGGAAAATGCCGGCTCGCCTGCGGTAACGTATACCTGGAAACCCGCCACTTATGGTTATGCGGCTGCCCAGACGTATACTATCCAGTTTGACAAAAAGGACAACAAGTTTGCCAAGCCGTATAACTACAATGCTGGCAGCAGCCTGACAAAAACCTTCACAGTAAGCGAAATCAACGCTGCTATGCTGGCGCTTGGTTTAACTCCGGGTACTGATTCGCAGGTGGAGGTACGGGTTGTTTCTAATCTGGCAACAAACGCACCCGTAAACCCTGTGAAGGCCATGATGTCGGCTTCTACTACGCTGGCAGGTTCTCCTTATCTTTCTTTCATTACCTATCCGGCGCTTTATGTGCCAGGTAACCATCAGGGCTGGAGCCCACAAACGGCTCCTCTGTTGGCTTCGCCAGCTGATGACAAGGTTTATGAAGGTTACGTGAACTTCACCGAAGCTGGTGGTTTCAAGTTTACGCCGGCCCGTAACTGGGATAATGACTATGGTAGTGATGGTAGCGCCTTTGGTCTGAAGCCCAAGGGCAGTGACCTGATGATTCCAGATGCCGGGTATTACAGAATCATTGTAAACCTGAATACCAATAGCTATTCCCTGCTCAAGACTTCCTGGGGCATCATTGGATCGGCTACTGCTAACGACTGGAACAGCGATACGCCCATGACCTATGACGCAACCAAAGGTGTATGGACCATTACTACCGCGCTGAAAGCTGGTGAGATGAAATTCCGTACCAACAGCTGGGATGCCGACAAGAACTTCGGTGACAACGAGCCTAATGGCATGCCCGACTATGATGGCAAAAACATCAAAATTGAGACTGCTGGCACCTATACTATTACGCTGGACCTAAGCAAAGGCAAGGGTAACTACAGCTATTCCTTAGCGAAGCAATAATCACTTCGCCTTATACCATATAAAAAGCCCCGCTGCTGAGCAGCGGGGCTTTTTTGTTTTAATTCAGCTATGCAATTAGTCAATCACCACTTTCTGGCTAGTTAGCTGGTCACCTACGCGCAGCTTCACCAGATAAGTGCCTGCACGCAGATCCGAGAGCTTGTACTCCTGCGGACCGGTTTGAGCAGCCGCCGACAGGGTGCGTACGCGCTGGCCCAGCAGGTTCACCACTTCCAGGGCTACATTCTGCCGCCCGCTTACCGTGTAAACAACTTTGGCCTCGCGGGCGGGGTTTGGGTAAACACCAAAGCCGAGGGTGCGGGCTACTGCGGCCCGGTTAGCCGTAATGGTTGCCGTATAGTTAATAACCTGGGTTCCCGGAAGCGTAGTAAAATTGGGATTAGTACCTAGGTTACCTTCATTATTAGTGCCTATTGGAGGGGTTTGAGGGGCAGTATTTCCTGTCACTTCAGGAATAACATCAGAGGAAAAGAAGCCGCCGTCGCCGTTGTTCTGAGCAGCGAATAGCTGTATTACGGCATCATTGGCAATGCCTAAGTCAGCTTTATCCAGTTCTATTTCCAACCCTTCGGTTCCGGTATGAGCAGTGAGCAAGTTGACGTTGAGAAAAGCCATTCTGGTTTTATTCAAATTACCAGTGGTAGCTGCCGGTACTGTTACTACTGTACCTAGGTTAGGCAAGTCTCCAATTACTTGATCTGTGGCTTTGGCATCGGCACCGGTGCCAACTAAACGGGTGTAGTCGATAATACTGCCGGTGGAAGCAGTAGTCCCCCCTTTCACCCCAAAAGCATAGTCAACTTCCATTTCCATTATCGGCTTAGCAGCCTGAAAGGAAGTGCCTGTAATGTTACTAGCGGGTAATGCAGTACCAGAGGCTACACCAACTTTGCCAGGTATATTCAGATAAATCTGAAAAGAGTTACCATTAGTCTCCAGAGCACCGGTAAGGGCAATGTACAATTTAGTACTCGTGGTTTTTGCGTAGAGTGCAGCCAAGCCATGAGGCCCGAAGCCACGCACGGTGCTGGTATACTCTCCAATTTTCGTGTAGTTCTCCGTTGCTAGCACCCGGCCGTCTAATACAACCTGGGCTTGTGCGGTTAGGGCTGAGGAGGCTAAGGCGCCTGCCGCAGCTAGGGTAAGTAATTTTTTCATTGGATTGGGTAAAGGTTTAGTACATGAAAAATGAAAAGGTGGTAATGGAAAATTTAATATTCGGGAAAAGCCAGAGGCAACGTTGCAGGAGCCAGAATCGGTAATGCCAGGACATGAGAAATCAAGGCAGAGAGCTACTGGTCGAAATCTAACAATCCTGGCGCATATGCTTGCAGGCTTTATGATTATGCTTTAGCAACTTATCGAGAAAAAGGTTACAACCTTCCATCATTATGTACAAACGAAACGGAAAGCCCCTCTACTGGAAAATCAGGGTATCTGTACAATCTAATTCAGCTACTGCGGTTATAAATTTTCCGGTCCTGTTATCTTTACCCCTCCTCTACTTCTGCAAACGTCCAAACCTTCCCATATGATCATTATTGCCGACGGCGGCTCTACCAAAACCAACTGGTGCCTGATTGACAATGAAGGCACCAAAATCTATTTCAACACGGAAGGCTACAACCCGTATTTTATTGATACGCCCGGTATTGTAGCCTCTTTGGAGAAGAGCCTGCCCGACACGCTGCCCCGCGCGGAAGTGACGGAAGTATATTATTACGGCGCCGGCTGCTCAGTACCCGAGAAAGTAGAAATTGTAGAACGCGCCATGCGGCAGGTCTTCGCCAGCTCAAAGGTGTATGTGGGCCACGATTTGCTGGCCGCAGCACGGGCCCTGTTGGGCCGTGATATTGGCTTTGCTGCTATTTTGGGTACCGGCACTAACACCTGCCTGTACAATGGCAAAGACGTAGAGCTAAACATTGATTCGCTGGGTTATTTCCTGGGCGATGAAGGCAGCGGCTCGTTCATCGGCAAGCGCCTGCTACGCGACTTCATGCGCGGCTACCTGCCCGATGGTCTGCAGGACGCCTTCAAAGACCAGTATGGCCTGACCAACGAGGAAATCTTTGACCGCCTCTACAACCAGCCCCTGCCCAACCGCTTCCTGGCCTCGTTCAGCAAGTTTGCCTACGACCACAACAACATCAGCTACTGCCGCGAGATTGTGCTGGATGGCTTTGAAACGTTCTTCCGGAACCTGGTAACGCATTACCCCAACTTCCAGAACTACTCCTTCAACTGCGTAGGCTCCGTGGGCTACAACTTCCGGGACGTGCTGGAGCAGGTAGCCAAAAGCCATGGCATGGAAGTGGGCAAAATCATCCGCTCCCCTATCGATGACCTGGTTCACTACCACACCGTACTGACCAAGTAGGGCAGGTAGTTTCCAGAAACATACCATATAAAAAAGGCCGCTCCCCAATGGGAAGCGGCCTTTTTTGTGGGCATCTGCGGGGTAGCTTAGTGCTGCACCTGCAGGCGGGTGGTTACCTGCAGCTCGCCGGCCTGCAGCCGAACCAGGTAAATACCATTGGCCAGGTTTTCTACCGGCAACAGCCGCTCATGGGCTCCGGCTGCCTGCTTGCCCGTGGTGGGCAGCGTACGAACCGTAGCCCCCAGCAGGTTCTGCACCGTTACGCGCACTACCGTAGCCTGGGGCAGCGTGTAGCGCAGCAGCGCTTGCGCATTGGTGGGGTTTGGTACTACTGAATAACCCAGCGCCATAGCGGCCCGCTCATTACGGGTAGCCAGCACCGTACCAGCCGGCTTGGCTACTTTCTTCGACAGGTACACGAAGTACTGGCCGGGAGCCAGCGTAAAGGTGCTATCCGTGTTTTTGATTTTCAGGCTGGTGCCATCCAGGTAGTTGTACCAGGTGCCGGCTTTCTGGAACTTGGGGTTCACCGTCGCCGATTTCACATCGAAGTTGCCCAGCACCGTAACGTTCTGGTCGGAGTTGTTCAGGTGAATGGTTTTTACGGCGCCGCTCACGTCCTGCGTGAAGGCAGTGAAGTTTTCAAACACCGGCTCGTCCTTTTTCAGCTGAATCAGGCTGCGGTACACATCGTATAGGCGACGACGGTTGGCGTTGTCGTAGTAGTCCCACAGGGCTGGCTTGTTGCTGAGCTTGCAGCTCTGGTCTTTCCCGTAGTTTTTAGGATCAGTGCCATCATCACCTGGGTAGGTGCCGTCGGGGCACATAAAGATGCCTTTGTCGTAGCCTACTTCGCCAAACTGCCAGATCATGCGAGGGCCGGGCACAGTAAAGAAGAAGGCGGCCGCCGCTTCCTGACGGGCCAGGGCCGTATTCAGGTTTTTCACGGAGTAAGAGCCGGAGCTGTTACCAAAACGCAGGTTCTTATACATCAGGCGGTCCTCGTCGTGGCTTTCCATGTATGTCACCAGGTTAGGCTCCGTAAACCCGCGCTGCTTGTAATAGCCATAGCTCAGGTCAGATTTACCGCCGTCGTGGTAGCCCATGGTGGCCTCGTTGTAGTTGCCCGTCATCTTGCCCCACAGCATCAAACCAGCTGCCGACAGTGCTTTGGCTTCTTCGTTGGCCACAAAGGTTTCCAGAATGGCGTAAGAGCCGGCGCTGGCAGCCTGCTGCGTGGCATAGTAGTCTTTCCAGATATTCACCCGTGACTGGTCAAAAACCGACTCATAGGTAGCTTCCGTTTTCTGCACTTGGCTAAAGCCGCCGGCCAGATCGTAGCGGTAGCCATCAATGTGATACTCCTGCAGCCAGAATTTGATTACCTCCTTGGAGAAATAGCGGGTATACTCACTTTCATGGTTGAAGTCAGTACCCACGTTATAAGGGTGCGTAGGCGTAGCGTTGAACCAGGGGCTGTTGCTGCTGTACAGCTGCACCATGGGGCTCTGGCCGAAGGAATGGTTCAGTACCATATCCAGCACCACGGCAATGCCGCGCTTGTGGGCTTCGTCCACCAGCTTTTTCAGGTCGTTCTTCGTGCCGTAGTACTTGTCCGGGGCAAAGAAGAATGATGGGTTATAGCCCCAGCTTTCGTTGCCTTCAAACTCATTTACCGGCAGCAGCTCCAGCACGTTCACGCCCAGGCGCTTGAGATAGTCCAGGGAATCGGTTACCGTTTTGTAATCATGGCGGGCTACAAAATCGCGCACCAACAGTTCATACACCACCATGTCCGTTTTCTTGGGGCGGGCAAAGTTGGTTACCTGCCAGGCGTAAGCCGTCTGGTTGGTCTGCAGTACCGATACGATACCGGTGGTTTTGCCCGTGGGATAGGCCTTCAGATTGGGGTACGTAACGGCCGGAATGTACTGGTCGTTGTTGGGGTCCAGCACTTTTTCAGTGTAGGGGTCGGCTATGCGCAGGCCATCTACCAGATACTGATAGGCATATTCCTGCCCGGCAGTGAGGCCGTCAATCTTCACCCACCAGCGCGTGTTCATGTCGTCGGTGGCGCTGGTCTTGCTCATCTGGTACTTGGTGTCCGGCAGCCAGTTGTTGAAGTCACCGAGCACGTAGGCATTGGTCTTGTTGGGAGCCGTCAAACTCAGGATAACGGAAGTACCTCCATTTAAATAGGTTACCCCATCTTTTTTGGCGCCGGCCGGCAGCGCGGCCACGGTAGTAGCCGGGCTTACAAACACAGTTACTTCGTCTGTGGCCGTAGTGCCACCGTTGGTAGCCGTCAGCTTCAGCACATTGCTGCCTTCCTGGGTCAGGGTTACATCCTTGGTCAGGATGGTAGCGCTGGTTTTCTGATCTACTTGGGTCCCATTCAGGGTAAGCGTGAGCGTAGAAGCGGCCGAGGCCGTGCCCGATACGCTTACACTGGCGTTTTTATTGATGAACACGCCCGTGGTGGGGCTGGTGATGCGCACAGACAGCGCAGACGTTTGCGCCACATCCACAAAAATATCCTTACCGCCCGTATCACGGCCCGATTTGGTGCCGTCGGTGCTGCGGAACAGCATGGCCAGCTTCAGCATTTTCTCGGCCGTTGGCACCCCATAGAAGGTACGCGGCGTGAAGGTGATGGTATACAAGTCGGGGTTAGTGGCGCTACGCGTCATTTTCTCCTTTGTAATGGGCGGCGTCCATGCCTTACCAATCACATATTTCCAGTCGGAGGTGCTGGTGCTTTTATCGGTTATAACACCCGTCCAGGCATATACATCTCCGGTAAAGCCTTTCAGGCCGGCGTCACCTTTGGTGGCATCAAACGTCAGCGTGACCTGATCATCGGCCGTGAAGAAGGGAGACTGCGCAGTAACTACCTGAGCCTGCACTACAGGCACCGTAGCCAGGCTGACCAGCCAGAGCATAAGAAGTCGAAGTGATTTCATTAAACAGAAGTTGAGTGGAAAAACAGAAGAAGATTTCGCGAAGCAGACGAAAACAGCGAAAATTCGTCGTAAACGCAGGGTTCTGAATCTTAAAGATACCACGGCTGAGCCCGGCGACCAAAGGACAGAGGCGGTTTTATTGTAGTTTTGGGAGATGCCTGTACCCTGTAGTGCCGGCAAAATGAGGTGTTATGGCGTGGTGCACGCGTGCTTTTGGTATATGCCTGCTGCTGCTTTCGGCTTTGTGCACCACCGCGCAGGTGCCGCTGGCTACCCCCGATACGCTAAAGCCTGTTTCATCTAAAAGGTTGCCCATTTTGCTGGGCGCGGGCACGGCGGCCTACGCCGGCACGCTCTACCTGCTCAGCGAAGGCTGGTACACCGGGCCCCGCACCAGCCTGCACTGGTTCAATGATTTACCGGAGTGGAAGCAGATGGACAAAGCCGGCCACTTCTGGGGTGCCTTTCACGAAAGCCGTGGAGCCGTAGACATGCTGCAGTGGTCTGGCGTGCCGGCCAAAAAAGCCATCTGGTACGGCAGCATGGTGGGCTTTCTGCTGCAAAGCCCCATTGAGTTGCTGGATGGCCGCGACCCGCAATACGGCGCTTCCGCTACCGACTTAGCGGCCAATTTTCTGGGCACGGCGGGGGTGCTGGCCCAGCAGCTGGCCTGGCAGGAGGTGCGCCTCATGCCCAAGTACTCCTTTCATACCACCCGCTACGCCGGCCTGCGCCCCAATGTACTGGGCCACAGCCTGGCCGAAAAGCACCTGAAAGACTACAACGGCCAAACCTACTGGCTGTGCGCCGATATCAGAGCCTGGCTGCCCGCCACCAGCCGCTGGCCGCGCTGGCTGCAGCCCGCTCTGGGCTACGGCGCCCAGCAAATGGTGTACAACGATGCGGATGCCAACGCCGCCCTGGGCCTGCACCCCTACCGCCAGTACTACCTCTCCCTGGATGTTGATTTGCGTCGTATTCCCACGCGCAGCAAGCTCCTGCGCCGGGTATTCTACGTGGCCAGTATTTTTCATCTCCCCGCCCCCGCTTTGGAGTATAACAAGCGGCACGGTATGGTACTGCACGGGCTGTACTGGTAGCCGTGCCCGTTTAAAAGGAGCGTTGCTGATGCCCGGCTCAACCGCGGGCGTTTTTTGCGCGTTACCTTTGTTGTACCTATTGCATCTGATTTTTTTCTTTTTTGATATGAACGTAGGAGACAGAGTCCGCCTACTGACCGGCCGTGAAGAGGGCATTATTACCCGCATCCTCGACAACGACCTGGTAGAAGTAGCTATTGATAACGATTTTACCATTCCCGTACTGCGCCGCGAGGTGGTAGTGGTGGCCGCCGAAGAAAACAAAGCTTTCGACCGCACCGCTCCTGTTCTCAAACCCGGCCAGATGGGAAAAGGCACCAAGCCAGCGGCCGCCCGGCCGGCCAGCGCGCCCGCTACGGCCCCGGCCAGCAATGGAACCGAGCAGCCTGCTACGCCCAAGGCTCCGGCCCCGCTGCCCGCTGCTCAGAAAGGACTTTACCTGGCGCTTACGCACCAGGCCCCGGAGTTGCTTTCAGTTCAGCTGCTGAATAATACGGAGGCCGATGTGCTGTTCACCTGCGGCGAGGAGCGCCCTGACCGCCCCTACCGCGGGCTGGTGGCCGACAAGCTGGGCCCCAAGCAGGCCAGCAAGCCATTGGCGCACCTGCACCTGAAGGATTTTGAACAGTGGCCCGCCTATGTGCTGCAGGTGCTGCCGCATCAGGTAAACGGCGCTTCGGCGTTTGAGCTACTCACCAAGCGCGTGGCCTTCAAGGCGGCTACGTTCTACAAGAGCCGACAGCAGGCCCCACTGCTCCAGCGCGAAGCCTACCTGTTTCAGCTGGATGAAAAACCTGCCGCAGCCCTGGCCCTGCCGCCCGAAAAGCTG carries:
- a CDS encoding SusC/RagA family TonB-linked outer membrane protein, producing MKHHYLPKLLFLLLFLCTGFTSAFAQTGSISGRVVDEKAQGLPGVTVLIEGTSLGTSTNSDGQFSIQNIPAGPHVVITSFVGFTTTRRNVTVQAGQNTAVDVNLAENTTLLNEAVVIGYGTARKQDLTGAVEQISEKQFVKGQVTNPEQLVQGKVAGLQITTGGGAPGTASSIRIRGGSSLSASNDPLIIIDGVPVDNQSISGAPNALSMINPNDIESITVLKDASATAIYGSRASNGVILVTTKRGVSGEKLSVTVSSQNSISEATKFVDVLNGPEYRALVNARGNAEQKTIVGNANTDWQKEIFRTANTTDNNISIGGSAGAVPFRVSGGYLDQEGLLLNNDLKRYTGAISLTPMLLDNKLRVSLNLKGSWIDNNFSAGSAVSSAVFFDPTQPVYSNDPRLAKYGGYFQFLDKDGNVNTLAPRNPVGLINQRRDRSTVKRSIGNIQLDYRLPYIDGLSANLNLGYDIQRGRGTVYVAPNSATFVGARLGKGQSNQYAADNDNKLLEAYLKYDKEVGVGRLELLAGHSYQAFDYKTFVFDDRTVTGEVFTPATMPISGKDYYDPGYRLLSFYGRANYNIKDKYLFTGTFRADGSSRFPENNRWGYFPSGAFAWRIKGEDFLASSSAISDLKLRFGYGQTGQQDLGQGTNYSGLYGYQALYTPSRNTAQYQLGNQFITTSRAGFYNAGLKWETTTTYNVGLDYGFMDNRLSGSVDVYKRDTKDLLNFIQVAALANLSNEGNFNVGSLTNRGVEAVLNVDVVRGDKFNWSLNANGNYNENEITRLNSVEVANSVGNLTGDAIGGGTGNQVQVNTVGFPAQSFYVYQQVYGTDGKPLEGVYVDRNNDGIVNNLDRYRYKSSRPKWLLGFGSNVSYGKASLAFTMRSSLDNYVYNNLRSASTFTQGSTGFLNNTTPEVLDSKFSTAQYFSDYYIENASFLRMENITLGYNVGKIAQDKANINLSLSVQNAFVVTNYKGLDPEVFNGIDNTIYPRPRTFTLGLNIGF
- a CDS encoding RagB/SusD family nutrient uptake outer membrane protein, producing MLLAASLSPLTSCVNELDQSPDFLTNTEVVYRDPAQIQQVLARLYATLAVSGQEGPAGLPDITGIDEGFSNYLRQYWGAQELTTDEAIIGWNDGNLPDYNKLTWNANNEFVRAIYDRIFYQISLCNEFIRQTTPEKLNERGISETEQAKIRTYRAEARFLRALSYWHGIDMFGNIPFADETSTVGNTPPPQQTRQFVFDYIEKELKAIDGELLAPKAVYARADKAAAWMLLSKLYLNAQVYTGKERNNDAAIYAAKVLDANTYTLAPNYQELFLADNDKTAARDEVIFPVAFDGLHTKTYGGMTFLVHAAVGGSMSPAEFGINGGWGGNRTKKNLVELFPGEAASTDERALFYTPGQKKEINDIFTFTDGYAVTKYKNVTSTGAQGSDTEGNFPDTDFPMFRLADDYLMYAEAVLRGGAPVGGRTALDAVNTVRERAGATPLASVDLEDILDERGRELYWEGHRRTDLIRFGKYTGGEYVWPFKGGVKEGAAVENFRVLFPIPTTDLIANPNLKQNPGY
- a CDS encoding SusE domain-containing protein, which translates into the protein MKNWLTQLIGVCAAVFLFSSCEKDEVQVTAQPGDAPTLTASVASVSLVQENAGSPAVTYTWKPATYGYAAAQTYTIQFDKKDNKFAKPYNYNAGSSLTKTFTVSEINAAMLALGLTPGTDSQVEVRVVSNLATNAPVNPVKAMMSASTTLAGSPYLSFITYPALYVPGNHQGWSPQTAPLLASPADDKVYEGYVNFTEAGGFKFTPARNWDNDYGSDGSAFGLKPKGSDLMIPDAGYYRIIVNLNTNSYSLLKTSWGIIGSATANDWNSDTPMTYDATKGVWTITTALKAGEMKFRTNSWDADKNFGDNEPNGMPDYDGKNIKIETAGTYTITLDLSKGKGNYSYSLAKQ
- a CDS encoding T9SS type A sorting domain-containing protein; translated protein: MEVDYAFGVKGGTTASTGSIIDYTRLVGTGADAKATDQVIGDLPNLGTVVTVPAATTGNLNKTRMAFLNVNLLTAHTGTEGLEIELDKADLGIANDAVIQLFAAQNNGDGGFFSSDVIPEVTGNTAPQTPPIGTNNEGNLGTNPNFTTLPGTQVINYTATITANRAAVARTLGFGVYPNPAREAKVVYTVSGRQNVALEVVNLLGQRVRTLSAAAQTGPQEYKLSDLRAGTYLVKLRVGDQLTSQKVVID
- a CDS encoding N-acetylglucosamine kinase; translation: MIIIADGGSTKTNWCLIDNEGTKIYFNTEGYNPYFIDTPGIVASLEKSLPDTLPRAEVTEVYYYGAGCSVPEKVEIVERAMRQVFASSKVYVGHDLLAAARALLGRDIGFAAILGTGTNTCLYNGKDVELNIDSLGYFLGDEGSGSFIGKRLLRDFMRGYLPDGLQDAFKDQYGLTNEEIFDRLYNQPLPNRFLASFSKFAYDHNNISYCREIVLDGFETFFRNLVTHYPNFQNYSFNCVGSVGYNFRDVLEQVAKSHGMEVGKIIRSPIDDLVHYHTVLTK
- a CDS encoding alpha-amylase family glycosyl hydrolase, with translation MKSLRLLMLWLVSLATVPVVQAQVVTAQSPFFTADDQVTLTFDATKGDAGLKGFTGDVYAWTGVITDKSTSTSDWKYVIGKAWTPPITKEKMTRSATNPDLYTITFTPRTFYGVPTAEKMLKLAMLFRSTDGTKSGRDTGGKDIFVDVAQTSALSVRITSPTTGVFINKNASVSVSGTASAASTLTLTLNGTQVDQKTSATILTKDVTLTQEGSNVLKLTATNGGTTATDEVTVFVSPATTVAALPAGAKKDGVTYLNGGTSVILSLTAPNKTNAYVLGDFNNWLPDTKYQMSKTSATDDMNTRWWVKIDGLTAGQEYAYQYLVDGLRIADPYTEKVLDPNNDQYIPAVTYPNLKAYPTGKTTGIVSVLQTNQTAYAWQVTNFARPKKTDMVVYELLVRDFVARHDYKTVTDSLDYLKRLGVNVLELLPVNEFEGNESWGYNPSFFFAPDKYYGTKNDLKKLVDEAHKRGIAVVLDMVLNHSFGQSPMVQLYSSNSPWFNATPTHPYNVGTDFNHESEYTRYFSKEVIKFWLQEYHIDGYRYDLAGGFSQVQKTEATYESVFDQSRVNIWKDYYATQQAASAGSYAILETFVANEEAKALSAAGLMLWGKMTGNYNEATMGYHDGGKSDLSYGYYKQRGFTEPNLVTYMESHDEDRLMYKNLRFGNSSGSYSVKNLNTALARQEAAAAFFFTVPGPRMIWQFGEVGYDKGIFMCPDGTYPGDDGTDPKNYGKDQSCKLSNKPALWDYYDNANRRRLYDVYRSLIQLKKDEPVFENFTAFTQDVSGAVKTIHLNNSDQNVTVLGNFDVKSATVNPKFQKAGTWYNYLDGTSLKIKNTDSTFTLAPGQYFVYLSKKVAKPAGTVLATRNERAAMALGYSVVPNPTNAQALLRYTLPQATVVRVTVQNLLGATVRTLPTTGKQAAGAHERLLPVENLANGIYLVRLQAGELQVTTRLQVQH
- a CDS encoding DUF2279 domain-containing protein, coding for MAWCTRAFGICLLLLSALCTTAQVPLATPDTLKPVSSKRLPILLGAGTAAYAGTLYLLSEGWYTGPRTSLHWFNDLPEWKQMDKAGHFWGAFHESRGAVDMLQWSGVPAKKAIWYGSMVGFLLQSPIELLDGRDPQYGASATDLAANFLGTAGVLAQQLAWQEVRLMPKYSFHTTRYAGLRPNVLGHSLAEKHLKDYNGQTYWLCADIRAWLPATSRWPRWLQPALGYGAQQMVYNDADANAALGLHPYRQYYLSLDVDLRRIPTRSKLLRRVFYVASIFHLPAPALEYNKRHGMVLHGLYW